From a single Xiphophorus maculatus strain JP 163 A chromosome 5, X_maculatus-5.0-male, whole genome shotgun sequence genomic region:
- the LOC102233996 gene encoding trinucleotide repeat-containing gene 6C protein-like isoform X1: MEEKKKKRQEEKTKKEITQKKATDQKPKVPEPVPTKPSPGSSHHLQPSSPTLPLSSFSTSTSGNGKGPPCGSQVLTQSPLLQQCHLSSASGRYPPREVPPRFRQQEHKQLLKRGQPLPAGAFGALTLPPSSPSSSPSASLSSSATTQNSATSATSKHKPDISLLSSSGAQYEKSHWGTSVPVDGPSSANNWDKVIIDGSDTEAWPSIKHNIDSDQPSNPECSLGSASSNLDTSAVASRSRSGLLSMATGATGQQAHYNSLKPSSTMMTGPVSTSTLAASRGWGSDGKQDGMNGGRVAAPSNWGSPNFNLNLNPNANPSAWPVLGHEGGAGGVNGPSSSSLPPGIHGNGNVGNGNADNGGGSWVSMISGNDNDQQHLSTNKNLSFNMEPANLNTDGPNYTKQQQAQEPMSPIHGLTGWGGHSPTESSQLSGDTTGSSVWGGGENKMTESPKDSGWDSSPSGGLSVWGRQGSGGGSSGSGGWGDWGKSSGGGDISKGWDSVDAGNSGPGQDHQMSSWGKQSETAPASEDSGDSSEGRSRCRDRSSSMEFAPLLPRQDLDPRVLSNSGWGQTPIRQHTVWEMEVANSDDGKSISSSDTMGCSSSNGGPSSTNGGAINPNIGPSQRPGSGGKMDSEGSSSSGWSAPPPQPIQTGSGWGDPPLSATKAPNGTACGWGDPLPTSGPKNEDCSSWGSDEKSSSWDDGMMKNKPSSWGEGPKNSHSWGNSNVGSSGSTTGEWGAPDMKKNGSSSSMWEGEGSNGESSGWNESPRGGTRGGGSWGKPTPAVSNSNWGETPRASGPVQGGWGSAKPQESSSSGSSTGSGGCVSIGSWGGPGSVKQSNPGWGNASKQEPGTEPTGWEEPSPPSIRRKMEIDDGTSTWGDPNAYSKTVNMWDRNNPNNNPGNSGPPPSKNGAVAMISNNNNHSHHMHHHSHHGQPPSHMLHQGNNNGSPNNAASHPAGGPQGRPPLANPGWGELPSVQPKPEPAWGEPAAPTSAVDNGTSAWGKPPGGVGGWGDGGHEPPGPYVRSNGHTGSAPCKSGPKPMQDGWGNGEEMSMSTSQWDTEDGDVWNSPTSQDSSSSCNSWGNGPKKCPSKGKIGSKQDETWIMNRLIKQLTDMGFPRDPAEEALKSNNMNLDQAMTALLEKKTDLDKRGLGMSDYSNGMNKTLVCRPSALSKDPSDRNTFLDKDNVLSDDAPPSPFLPSPSLKLPLANGSLAGQGLGQGNPGLAMQNLNNRQIPNGMFGGNGAAQTRAMQQQPPQPPVPPLSSSQPSLRAQVPQFLSPQVQAQLLQFAAKNIGLNPALLTSPINPQQMTLLYQLQQLQMAYQRLQIQQQMMQAQRNVSGPIRQQEQQVARTITNMQQQIQQHQRQLYQALLMKQQQLPSHSSSSSSSAGLHPPGGPAGVPGSGKSTLDPFTGPHQAPGLADTLHTKEPPSSPNAYSTYPLSGLNPNMNVNGMDVGGLSLKEPPQPQSRLSQWTHTNSMDNLSGNSSNLENNFNNKHGAISAASTLGPPGKPPQLEDSYSPYNLISNSESPSSPLVPPDNWGQGKSPNEKISNGANINWPPEFCPGVPWKGLQNIDPENDPNMTPGSVPSGPTINTNIHDVNRYLLRDRNGGKLTEMKSTWSPGPIAQSQASLSHELWKVPQGPRSTTAPSRPPPGLTNTKPSSTWGGSSLGLAQGWSATYASEGTTWSTDSASRTSSWLVLRNLTPQIDGSTLRTLCMQHGPLITFHLNLTQGNAVVRYSSKDEAAKAQKSLHMCVLGNTTILAEFAGEEDVNRFFAQGQSLGATTTSWHANPGSNQNRMGGNSQSHSIGQWSSGGGGGGGSKASGSDLLWGGVPQYSSLWGPPNGEDARVIGSPTPINTLLPGDLLSGESM, from the exons TGCCAGAGCCTGTCCCCACTAAGCCCAGTCCTGGTTCATCTCACCACCTCCAACCCTCCAGCCCCACGCTGCccctctcctccttctccacctCTACTTCTGGCAATGGCAAGGGCCCCCCATGTGGTAGCCAGGTCCTGACTCAGAGCCCACTCCTGCAGCAGTGCCACTTGTCCTCTGCCAGTGGCCGCTATCCGCCCAGAGAGGTGCCCCCGCGCTTCCGTCAGCAGGAGCACAAGCAGCTACTGAAGAGAGGCCAGCCGCTGCCCGCAGGAGCCTTCGGCGCGCTcaccctccctccttcctctccctcctcttcacCCTCAGCGTCTTTGTCGTCATCTGCTACGACCCAAAACTCTGCCACGTCCGCTACAAGCAAACACAAGCCAG ACATATCCCTGCTGAGCAGCTCTGGTGCCCAGTATGAGAAGTCTCATTGGGGCACTTCAGTACCTGTTGACGGACCTTCCAGTGCCAACAATTGGGATAAAGTGATCATTGACGGAAGTGATACAGAAGCTTGGCCATCCATTAAGCATAATATCGACTCCGACCAGCCATCAAACCCAGAATGCTCCTTGGGCTCAGCTAGCTCTAACTTAGACACCAGTGCTGTCGCTTCTAGAAGTAGGAGTGGTCTTCTGAGTATGGCCACAGGTGCCACTGGCCAGCAGGCCCACTATAACTCTCTCAAACCAAGCAGTACCATGATGACGGGACCTGTGTCAACCAGCACGTTAGCAGctagtagaggctggggttcaGATGGGAAACAAGATGGCATGAATGGTGGAAGAGTAGCAGCCCCCAGTAACTGGGGATCACCTAATTTTAACTTGAACCTCAACCCCAATGCCAACCCATCGGCTTGGCCTGTCTTGGGACATGAAGGTGGTGCGGGAGGTGTTAATGGCCCCAGCTCTTCGTCCCTCCCACCAGGCATACATGGAAATGGAAATGTGGGAAACGGGAATGCGGACAATGGTGGGGGGAGTTGGGTCAGCATGATAAGTGGTAATGACAATGATCAGCAGCACCTTTCAACCAACAAAAACTTATCTTTCAATATGGAGCCTGCTAACCTTAACACTGATGGACCAAACTATACTAAACAACAACAAGCTCAGGAGCCTATGAGCCCCATCCACGGTCTTACTGGATGGGGTGGTCATTCACCCACTGAGTCTTCCCAGCTCAGTGGGGACACAACAGGCAGCTCTGTGTGGGGTGGAGGAGAAAACAAGATGACAGAGTCTCCGAAAGACTCGGGCTGGGACTCATCTCCCTCTGGAGGGCTTTCTGTTTGGGGCCGCCAAGGCAGCGGCGGTGGAAGTAGTGGCAGTGGTGGCTGGGGAGACTGGGGGAAGTCCTCTGGAGGTGGGGATATATCCAAAGGCTGGGACTCGGTGGATGCTGGTAATTCTGGTCCAGGCCAGGATCACCAAATGAGTTCATGGGGCAAACAATCAGAAACAGCTCCAGCGAGTGAGGATAGCGGAGACAGCAGTGAAGGGCGATCCCGATGCAGAGACAGATCCTCCAGCATGGAATTTGCCCCTCTGCTCCCACGGCAGGACCTAGACCCCCGAGTGCTGAGTAACTCGGGTTGGGGACAGACCCCCATCCGGCAGCACACTGTGTGGGAGATGGAAGTAGCCAATTCTGATGATGGGAAGAGCATTAGCAGCTCAGACACCATGGGATGCTCCAGCTCTAATGGTGGACCCTCATCAACCAATGGAGGTGCTATTAACCCTAACATTGGGCCCAGCCAGAGGCCTGGATCTGGCGGAAAAATGGACAGTGAAGGATCATCCTCCTCTGGTTGGAGCGCTCCTCCACCGCAGCCAATTCAAACTGGATCAGGATGGGGGGACCCCCCACTTTCAGCAACCAAAGCCCCAAATGGGACAGCATGTGGTTGGGGAGACCCTTTACCTACCAGCGGTCCTAAAAATGAAGACTGCTCATCCTGGGGTTCTGATGAGAAGTCATCTAGCTGGGATGATGGCATGATGAAAAACAAGCCTAGCAGCTGGGGAGAAGGCCCCAAAAACTCTCATAGCTGGGGCAACAGTAATGTGGGTTCCAGTGGTTCTACCACAGGTGAGTGGGGGGCCCCAGACATGAAGAAAAATGGTTCCTCCAGCAGCATGTGGGAAGGAGAAGGAAGTAATGGAGAAAGCAGTGGATGGAATGAAAGCCCTAGAGGAGGAACCAGAGGAGGTGGGAGCTGGGGGAAACCTACTCCTGCTGTAAGCAACAGCAACTGGGGAGAGACCCCACGTGCCAGTGGCCCAGTGCAGGGAGGCTGGGGCTCTGCAAAGCCCcaagaaagcagcagcagtggcAGCAGCACTGGTAGTGGAGGATGTGTCAGCATTGGTTCCTGGGGTGGTCCTGGCTCGGTGAAGCAAAGCAACCCTGGCTGGGGAAACGCTAGCAAGCAGGAGCCGGGCACGGAGCCCACTGGTTGGGAGGAGccctctcctccctccatccGCCGGAAGATGGAGATCGATGACGGAACATCAACTTGGGGTGATCCCAATGCCTACAGCAAGACCGTCAACATGTGGGATCGCAACAATCCAAATAACAACCCAGGCAACAGCGGCCCACCACCCAGCAAGAATGGTGCAGTAGCAATGATCAGTAATAACAACAATCACTCTCACCACATGCACCATCATTCTCACCATGGCCAGCCCCCAAGTCACATGCTGCACCAAGGAAACAACAATGGGTCACCAAATAATGCTGCCTCTCATCCGGCTGGGGGACCCCAGGGTAGACCGCCCCTTGCAAATCCAG GTTGGGGAGAGCTTCCCAGTGTCCAGCCCAAGCCGGAGCCTGCGTGGGGAGAGCCAGCAGCTCCAACTTCAGCTGTTGACAATGGTACATCTGCTTGGGGGAAACCCCCAGGTGGTGTTGGAGGATGGGGAGACGGTGGCCATGAGCCACCTGGCCCTTACGTGAGGTCAAATGGACACACGGGTTCTGCACCTTGCAAATCAG GCCCCAAACCTATGCAAGATGGCTGGGGAAATGGAGAAGAAATGAGCATGTCTACCAGCCAATGGGACACTGAGGATGGGGATGTATGGAACAGTCCCACATCGCAGGACAGCAGTTCCTCCTGTAATTCCTGGGGCAACGGACCCAAAAAGTGTCCAAGCAAG GGGAAGATCGGCAGCAAGCAAGATGAGACTTGGATCATGAACCGTCTGATTAAACAGCTCACTGACATGGGCTTTCCG AGAGACCCTGCTGAGGAGGCTTTGAAGAGCAACAACATGAACCTTGACCAAGCCATGA CTGCTCTCTTGGAGAAGAAGACAGATCTGGACAAGCGGGGTTTGGGGATGTCTGACTACAGCAACGGGATGAACAAGACCCTAGTGTGTCGGCCCTCCGCTCTCTCCAAAGACCCCTCTGACCGCAACACATTTCTTGACAAG GATAACGTCCTGTCAGATGACGCTCCCCCATCACCATTTTTGCCTTCCCCCAGCCTGAAACTCCCCCTGGCCAATGGTAGCCTTGCTGGGCAGGGTTTGGGACAGGGCAATCCGGGGCTGGCCATGCAAAACTTGAACAACAGACAG ATACCCAATGGAATGTTTGGCGGTAATGGAGCAGCACAAACCCGGGCCATGCAGCAGCAGCCTCCTCAGCCACCAGTGCCACCTCTCAGCTCCTCCCAGCCTAGTCTACGTGCTCAAGTGCCTCAGTTTCTCTCCCCTCAG GTCCAAGCACAACTCTTGCAGTTTGCAGCAAAAAACATTGGTCTTAACCCTGCACTTTTAACCTCACCAATAAACCCTCAACAAATGACCCTGTTGTACCAACTTCAGCAACTGCAAATG GCATACCAGCGTTTACAAATCCAGCAGCAGATGATGCAGGCGCAGCGCAATGTGTCCGGCCCCATTAGGCAACAGGAGCAGCAA GTTGCACGTACAATCACCAACATGCAGCAGCAGATCCAGCAGCACCAGCGTCAGCTGTACCAGGCGCTGCtgatgaagcagcagcagcttccctcgcattcctcctcgtcctcttcATCCGCCGGACTGCACCCCCCTGGTGGCCCTGCTGGAGTTCCTGGCTCCGGAAAATCAACCTTGGACCCTTTCACAGGCCCACACCAGGCTCCGGGCCTCGCTGACACACTGCACACCAAAGAGCCTCCATCTTCGCCCAATGCCTACAGCACCTACCCTCTTT ctggaCTGAATCCAAACATGAATGTAAATGGCATGGACGTTGGGGGTCTGTCCCTGAAGGAGCCCCCCCAGCCCCAGTCTCGCTTGTCCCAGTGGACACACACTAACTCTATGGACAACCTCTCTGGCAACTCTTCAAATTTGGAGaataactttaataataagCATG GTGCCATATCTGCTGCCTCTACCCTTGGACCTCCAGGGAAGCCCCCCCAGCTGGAGGACTCGTACAGCCCTTACAATCTAATCTCTAACTCAGAGTCCCCCAGCAGCCCTCTGGTGCCTCCTGACAACTGGGGCCAAGGCAAGAGCCCCAATGAAAAGATCTCAAATGGCGCCAACATTAACTGGCCTCCAG AGTTCTGCCCAGGTGTGCCATGGAAGGGCCTTCAGAATATTGACCCTGAGAATGACCCCAACATGACCCCTGGTAGCGTCCCCAGCGGTCCCACCATCAACACAAACATCCATGATGTCAACCGCTACCTGCTGCGGGACAGAAACGGAG GTAAACTGACTGAAATGAAGTCTACCTGGTCCCCGGGGCCCATTGCTCAGAGCCAAGCCTCTCTGTCCCATGAGTTGTGGAAGGTTCCTCAGGGCCCGCGCAGCACCACGGCCCCGTCCCGGCCCCCACCTGGTCTCACCAACACCAAGCCCTCCTCCACGTGGGGCGGCAGCTCGTTGGGACTGGCTCAAGGCTGGAGTGCCACTTATGCCTCTG AGGGAACCACGTGGAGCACAGACAGCGCCAGCAGGACCAGCAGCTGGCTGGTGCTGAGAAATCTCACCCCACAG ATTGATGGTTCAACCCTGAGGACCCTGTGCATGCAGCACGGTCCCCTGATCACATTCCATCTCAACCTGACTCAGGGGAACGCTGTGGTGCGCTACAGCTCCAAGGACGAGGCCGCCAAGGCCCAGAAATCCCTGCACAT GTGTGTGCTTGGAAACACCACCATCCTGGCAGAGTTCGCCGGGGAGGAGGACGTCAACCGCTTCTTTGCACAAGGCCAGTCGCTGGGGGCAACCACCACGAGCTGGCACGCCAACCCAGGAAGCAATCAAAATCGGATGGGCGGGAACTCCCAGTCCCACTCGATTGGCCAGTGGAGCAGTGGCGGTGGCGGCGGCGGTGGGAGCAAGGCCAGCGGGAGCGACCTGCTGTGGGGCGGAGTCCCCCAGTACTCCAGCCTGTGGGGGCCGCCCAACGGAGAGGACGCCCGCGTGATCGGGAGCCCCACCCCCATTAACACCCTGCTGCCTGGAGATCTGCTGAGCGGAGAGTCCATGTAG
- the LOC102233996 gene encoding trinucleotide repeat-containing gene 6C protein-like isoform X2 — protein MEEKKKKRQEEKTKKEITQKKATDQKPKDISLLSSSGAQYEKSHWGTSVPVDGPSSANNWDKVIIDGSDTEAWPSIKHNIDSDQPSNPECSLGSASSNLDTSAVASRSRSGLLSMATGATGQQAHYNSLKPSSTMMTGPVSTSTLAASRGWGSDGKQDGMNGGRVAAPSNWGSPNFNLNLNPNANPSAWPVLGHEGGAGGVNGPSSSSLPPGIHGNGNVGNGNADNGGGSWVSMISGNDNDQQHLSTNKNLSFNMEPANLNTDGPNYTKQQQAQEPMSPIHGLTGWGGHSPTESSQLSGDTTGSSVWGGGENKMTESPKDSGWDSSPSGGLSVWGRQGSGGGSSGSGGWGDWGKSSGGGDISKGWDSVDAGNSGPGQDHQMSSWGKQSETAPASEDSGDSSEGRSRCRDRSSSMEFAPLLPRQDLDPRVLSNSGWGQTPIRQHTVWEMEVANSDDGKSISSSDTMGCSSSNGGPSSTNGGAINPNIGPSQRPGSGGKMDSEGSSSSGWSAPPPQPIQTGSGWGDPPLSATKAPNGTACGWGDPLPTSGPKNEDCSSWGSDEKSSSWDDGMMKNKPSSWGEGPKNSHSWGNSNVGSSGSTTGEWGAPDMKKNGSSSSMWEGEGSNGESSGWNESPRGGTRGGGSWGKPTPAVSNSNWGETPRASGPVQGGWGSAKPQESSSSGSSTGSGGCVSIGSWGGPGSVKQSNPGWGNASKQEPGTEPTGWEEPSPPSIRRKMEIDDGTSTWGDPNAYSKTVNMWDRNNPNNNPGNSGPPPSKNGAVAMISNNNNHSHHMHHHSHHGQPPSHMLHQGNNNGSPNNAASHPAGGPQGRPPLANPGWGELPSVQPKPEPAWGEPAAPTSAVDNGTSAWGKPPGGVGGWGDGGHEPPGPYVRSNGHTGSAPCKSGPKPMQDGWGNGEEMSMSTSQWDTEDGDVWNSPTSQDSSSSCNSWGNGPKKCPSKGKIGSKQDETWIMNRLIKQLTDMGFPRDPAEEALKSNNMNLDQAMTALLEKKTDLDKRGLGMSDYSNGMNKTLVCRPSALSKDPSDRNTFLDKDNVLSDDAPPSPFLPSPSLKLPLANGSLAGQGLGQGNPGLAMQNLNNRQIPNGMFGGNGAAQTRAMQQQPPQPPVPPLSSSQPSLRAQVPQFLSPQVQAQLLQFAAKNIGLNPALLTSPINPQQMTLLYQLQQLQMAYQRLQIQQQMMQAQRNVSGPIRQQEQQVARTITNMQQQIQQHQRQLYQALLMKQQQLPSHSSSSSSSAGLHPPGGPAGVPGSGKSTLDPFTGPHQAPGLADTLHTKEPPSSPNAYSTYPLSGLNPNMNVNGMDVGGLSLKEPPQPQSRLSQWTHTNSMDNLSGNSSNLENNFNNKHGAISAASTLGPPGKPPQLEDSYSPYNLISNSESPSSPLVPPDNWGQGKSPNEKISNGANINWPPEFCPGVPWKGLQNIDPENDPNMTPGSVPSGPTINTNIHDVNRYLLRDRNGGKLTEMKSTWSPGPIAQSQASLSHELWKVPQGPRSTTAPSRPPPGLTNTKPSSTWGGSSLGLAQGWSATYASEGTTWSTDSASRTSSWLVLRNLTPQIDGSTLRTLCMQHGPLITFHLNLTQGNAVVRYSSKDEAAKAQKSLHMCVLGNTTILAEFAGEEDVNRFFAQGQSLGATTTSWHANPGSNQNRMGGNSQSHSIGQWSSGGGGGGGSKASGSDLLWGGVPQYSSLWGPPNGEDARVIGSPTPINTLLPGDLLSGESM, from the exons ACATATCCCTGCTGAGCAGCTCTGGTGCCCAGTATGAGAAGTCTCATTGGGGCACTTCAGTACCTGTTGACGGACCTTCCAGTGCCAACAATTGGGATAAAGTGATCATTGACGGAAGTGATACAGAAGCTTGGCCATCCATTAAGCATAATATCGACTCCGACCAGCCATCAAACCCAGAATGCTCCTTGGGCTCAGCTAGCTCTAACTTAGACACCAGTGCTGTCGCTTCTAGAAGTAGGAGTGGTCTTCTGAGTATGGCCACAGGTGCCACTGGCCAGCAGGCCCACTATAACTCTCTCAAACCAAGCAGTACCATGATGACGGGACCTGTGTCAACCAGCACGTTAGCAGctagtagaggctggggttcaGATGGGAAACAAGATGGCATGAATGGTGGAAGAGTAGCAGCCCCCAGTAACTGGGGATCACCTAATTTTAACTTGAACCTCAACCCCAATGCCAACCCATCGGCTTGGCCTGTCTTGGGACATGAAGGTGGTGCGGGAGGTGTTAATGGCCCCAGCTCTTCGTCCCTCCCACCAGGCATACATGGAAATGGAAATGTGGGAAACGGGAATGCGGACAATGGTGGGGGGAGTTGGGTCAGCATGATAAGTGGTAATGACAATGATCAGCAGCACCTTTCAACCAACAAAAACTTATCTTTCAATATGGAGCCTGCTAACCTTAACACTGATGGACCAAACTATACTAAACAACAACAAGCTCAGGAGCCTATGAGCCCCATCCACGGTCTTACTGGATGGGGTGGTCATTCACCCACTGAGTCTTCCCAGCTCAGTGGGGACACAACAGGCAGCTCTGTGTGGGGTGGAGGAGAAAACAAGATGACAGAGTCTCCGAAAGACTCGGGCTGGGACTCATCTCCCTCTGGAGGGCTTTCTGTTTGGGGCCGCCAAGGCAGCGGCGGTGGAAGTAGTGGCAGTGGTGGCTGGGGAGACTGGGGGAAGTCCTCTGGAGGTGGGGATATATCCAAAGGCTGGGACTCGGTGGATGCTGGTAATTCTGGTCCAGGCCAGGATCACCAAATGAGTTCATGGGGCAAACAATCAGAAACAGCTCCAGCGAGTGAGGATAGCGGAGACAGCAGTGAAGGGCGATCCCGATGCAGAGACAGATCCTCCAGCATGGAATTTGCCCCTCTGCTCCCACGGCAGGACCTAGACCCCCGAGTGCTGAGTAACTCGGGTTGGGGACAGACCCCCATCCGGCAGCACACTGTGTGGGAGATGGAAGTAGCCAATTCTGATGATGGGAAGAGCATTAGCAGCTCAGACACCATGGGATGCTCCAGCTCTAATGGTGGACCCTCATCAACCAATGGAGGTGCTATTAACCCTAACATTGGGCCCAGCCAGAGGCCTGGATCTGGCGGAAAAATGGACAGTGAAGGATCATCCTCCTCTGGTTGGAGCGCTCCTCCACCGCAGCCAATTCAAACTGGATCAGGATGGGGGGACCCCCCACTTTCAGCAACCAAAGCCCCAAATGGGACAGCATGTGGTTGGGGAGACCCTTTACCTACCAGCGGTCCTAAAAATGAAGACTGCTCATCCTGGGGTTCTGATGAGAAGTCATCTAGCTGGGATGATGGCATGATGAAAAACAAGCCTAGCAGCTGGGGAGAAGGCCCCAAAAACTCTCATAGCTGGGGCAACAGTAATGTGGGTTCCAGTGGTTCTACCACAGGTGAGTGGGGGGCCCCAGACATGAAGAAAAATGGTTCCTCCAGCAGCATGTGGGAAGGAGAAGGAAGTAATGGAGAAAGCAGTGGATGGAATGAAAGCCCTAGAGGAGGAACCAGAGGAGGTGGGAGCTGGGGGAAACCTACTCCTGCTGTAAGCAACAGCAACTGGGGAGAGACCCCACGTGCCAGTGGCCCAGTGCAGGGAGGCTGGGGCTCTGCAAAGCCCcaagaaagcagcagcagtggcAGCAGCACTGGTAGTGGAGGATGTGTCAGCATTGGTTCCTGGGGTGGTCCTGGCTCGGTGAAGCAAAGCAACCCTGGCTGGGGAAACGCTAGCAAGCAGGAGCCGGGCACGGAGCCCACTGGTTGGGAGGAGccctctcctccctccatccGCCGGAAGATGGAGATCGATGACGGAACATCAACTTGGGGTGATCCCAATGCCTACAGCAAGACCGTCAACATGTGGGATCGCAACAATCCAAATAACAACCCAGGCAACAGCGGCCCACCACCCAGCAAGAATGGTGCAGTAGCAATGATCAGTAATAACAACAATCACTCTCACCACATGCACCATCATTCTCACCATGGCCAGCCCCCAAGTCACATGCTGCACCAAGGAAACAACAATGGGTCACCAAATAATGCTGCCTCTCATCCGGCTGGGGGACCCCAGGGTAGACCGCCCCTTGCAAATCCAG GTTGGGGAGAGCTTCCCAGTGTCCAGCCCAAGCCGGAGCCTGCGTGGGGAGAGCCAGCAGCTCCAACTTCAGCTGTTGACAATGGTACATCTGCTTGGGGGAAACCCCCAGGTGGTGTTGGAGGATGGGGAGACGGTGGCCATGAGCCACCTGGCCCTTACGTGAGGTCAAATGGACACACGGGTTCTGCACCTTGCAAATCAG GCCCCAAACCTATGCAAGATGGCTGGGGAAATGGAGAAGAAATGAGCATGTCTACCAGCCAATGGGACACTGAGGATGGGGATGTATGGAACAGTCCCACATCGCAGGACAGCAGTTCCTCCTGTAATTCCTGGGGCAACGGACCCAAAAAGTGTCCAAGCAAG GGGAAGATCGGCAGCAAGCAAGATGAGACTTGGATCATGAACCGTCTGATTAAACAGCTCACTGACATGGGCTTTCCG AGAGACCCTGCTGAGGAGGCTTTGAAGAGCAACAACATGAACCTTGACCAAGCCATGA CTGCTCTCTTGGAGAAGAAGACAGATCTGGACAAGCGGGGTTTGGGGATGTCTGACTACAGCAACGGGATGAACAAGACCCTAGTGTGTCGGCCCTCCGCTCTCTCCAAAGACCCCTCTGACCGCAACACATTTCTTGACAAG GATAACGTCCTGTCAGATGACGCTCCCCCATCACCATTTTTGCCTTCCCCCAGCCTGAAACTCCCCCTGGCCAATGGTAGCCTTGCTGGGCAGGGTTTGGGACAGGGCAATCCGGGGCTGGCCATGCAAAACTTGAACAACAGACAG ATACCCAATGGAATGTTTGGCGGTAATGGAGCAGCACAAACCCGGGCCATGCAGCAGCAGCCTCCTCAGCCACCAGTGCCACCTCTCAGCTCCTCCCAGCCTAGTCTACGTGCTCAAGTGCCTCAGTTTCTCTCCCCTCAG GTCCAAGCACAACTCTTGCAGTTTGCAGCAAAAAACATTGGTCTTAACCCTGCACTTTTAACCTCACCAATAAACCCTCAACAAATGACCCTGTTGTACCAACTTCAGCAACTGCAAATG GCATACCAGCGTTTACAAATCCAGCAGCAGATGATGCAGGCGCAGCGCAATGTGTCCGGCCCCATTAGGCAACAGGAGCAGCAA GTTGCACGTACAATCACCAACATGCAGCAGCAGATCCAGCAGCACCAGCGTCAGCTGTACCAGGCGCTGCtgatgaagcagcagcagcttccctcgcattcctcctcgtcctcttcATCCGCCGGACTGCACCCCCCTGGTGGCCCTGCTGGAGTTCCTGGCTCCGGAAAATCAACCTTGGACCCTTTCACAGGCCCACACCAGGCTCCGGGCCTCGCTGACACACTGCACACCAAAGAGCCTCCATCTTCGCCCAATGCCTACAGCACCTACCCTCTTT ctggaCTGAATCCAAACATGAATGTAAATGGCATGGACGTTGGGGGTCTGTCCCTGAAGGAGCCCCCCCAGCCCCAGTCTCGCTTGTCCCAGTGGACACACACTAACTCTATGGACAACCTCTCTGGCAACTCTTCAAATTTGGAGaataactttaataataagCATG GTGCCATATCTGCTGCCTCTACCCTTGGACCTCCAGGGAAGCCCCCCCAGCTGGAGGACTCGTACAGCCCTTACAATCTAATCTCTAACTCAGAGTCCCCCAGCAGCCCTCTGGTGCCTCCTGACAACTGGGGCCAAGGCAAGAGCCCCAATGAAAAGATCTCAAATGGCGCCAACATTAACTGGCCTCCAG AGTTCTGCCCAGGTGTGCCATGGAAGGGCCTTCAGAATATTGACCCTGAGAATGACCCCAACATGACCCCTGGTAGCGTCCCCAGCGGTCCCACCATCAACACAAACATCCATGATGTCAACCGCTACCTGCTGCGGGACAGAAACGGAG GTAAACTGACTGAAATGAAGTCTACCTGGTCCCCGGGGCCCATTGCTCAGAGCCAAGCCTCTCTGTCCCATGAGTTGTGGAAGGTTCCTCAGGGCCCGCGCAGCACCACGGCCCCGTCCCGGCCCCCACCTGGTCTCACCAACACCAAGCCCTCCTCCACGTGGGGCGGCAGCTCGTTGGGACTGGCTCAAGGCTGGAGTGCCACTTATGCCTCTG AGGGAACCACGTGGAGCACAGACAGCGCCAGCAGGACCAGCAGCTGGCTGGTGCTGAGAAATCTCACCCCACAG ATTGATGGTTCAACCCTGAGGACCCTGTGCATGCAGCACGGTCCCCTGATCACATTCCATCTCAACCTGACTCAGGGGAACGCTGTGGTGCGCTACAGCTCCAAGGACGAGGCCGCCAAGGCCCAGAAATCCCTGCACAT GTGTGTGCTTGGAAACACCACCATCCTGGCAGAGTTCGCCGGGGAGGAGGACGTCAACCGCTTCTTTGCACAAGGCCAGTCGCTGGGGGCAACCACCACGAGCTGGCACGCCAACCCAGGAAGCAATCAAAATCGGATGGGCGGGAACTCCCAGTCCCACTCGATTGGCCAGTGGAGCAGTGGCGGTGGCGGCGGCGGTGGGAGCAAGGCCAGCGGGAGCGACCTGCTGTGGGGCGGAGTCCCCCAGTACTCCAGCCTGTGGGGGCCGCCCAACGGAGAGGACGCCCGCGTGATCGGGAGCCCCACCCCCATTAACACCCTGCTGCCTGGAGATCTGCTGAGCGGAGAGTCCATGTAG